From a single Vitis vinifera cultivar Pinot Noir 40024 chromosome 18, ASM3070453v1 genomic region:
- the LOC100255673 gene encoding LOW QUALITY PROTEIN: auxin response factor 17 (The sequence of the model RefSeq protein was modified relative to this genomic sequence to represent the inferred CDS: inserted 2 bases in 1 codon), with translation MCPLPATELRPLDPSIWRACAGKSVHIPAVHSRVYYFPQGHVEQASSPPVLSPLVFSKPSVLCRVVAVWFLADQDTDEVFAKIRLEPVGRSWESGTMERRRVGDGDDDKEDEGEDKVMSFVKILTSSDANNGGGFSVPRFCADYIFPPLNFQADPPVQHLLFTDLRGTKWDFRHIYRGTPRRHLLTTGWSKFVNDKKLVAGDSVVFMKRNSNSELFIGVRRDARWNRNGERWSFRSALAGAVKAKEVGSIEGFSRSSSGRVRAEEVAVAAELAAQGMPFEVVYYPRVGSSDFVVKAEVVEEALSVFWTGGMRVKMAMETEDSSKTSLFQGTVSSATVMDNGPWRGSLWRMLQVTWDEPEVLQNVMRVSPWQVELVMPTPPFHTTPPPAKRFRIAQSPELPSDGEGEIFFPMADTVMGILNPSLLNHNTFPAGMQGARQDSFYVSSLSNLTSENTHQMCTINSLDDMATKLNTVSTELNIGSSLSDNLSPDSQGSVHFFGTKPVGNQDGNSSTKVGIHSFQLFGKVIHIKQPVEGNCSADGCTEDXVVKKYNEANCVNNSLDLSLTYSYTKLLDGFDVHQISSSFQVDVSILCR, from the exons ATGTGTCCCCTCCCGGCGACAGAGCTCCGTCCGCTGGATCCATCCATATGGAGAGCCTGCGCCGGGAAATCCGTTCACATCCCCGCCGTTCATTCTAGGGTTTATTACTTTCCCCAAGGCCACGTCGAACAAGCCTCTTCCCCTCCCGTCCTCTCCCCTCTAGTCTTCTCCAAACCTTCTGTCCTCTGTCGTGTTGTCGCCGTTTGGTTCCTCGCGGATCAAGATACGGATGAGGTCTTTGCCAAGATCAGGCTTGAGCCTGTTGGTCGATCTTGGGAGTCTGGGACTATGGAACGTAGAAGGGTGGGGGATGGTGATGATGACAAGGAAGATGAAGGGGAGGATAAGGTTATGTCGTTTGTCAAGATTCTGACTTCGAGCGACGCCAACAATGGCGGTGGTTTCTCGGTGCCGAGGTTTTGCGCGGACTATATATTTCCGCCCTTGAATTTTCAGGCAGATCCGCCGGTGCAGCATTTGTTGTTCACTGATCTTCGTGGTACGAAGTGGGATTTTCGCCACATTTATCGTGGCACGCCGAGGCGGCATTTGCTCACCACTGGTTGGAGCAAGTTtgtgaatgataaaaaattagtaGCAGGAGATTCGGTGGTATTTATGAAGAGGAATTCGAACAGCGAACTGTTTATTGGGGTGAGGAGGGACGCGAGATGGAACAGGAATGGAGAGAGGTGGAGCTTTCGGAGTGCACTGGCGGGTGCTGTGAAAGCGAAGGAGGTTGGGAGCATAGAGGGGTTCTCAAGGAGCAGCAGTGGTAGGGTTCGGGCGGAGGAAGTGGCGGTGGCTGCAGAATTGGCAGCGCAGGGCATGCCGTTCGAGGTTGTTTACTATCCACGGGTAGGGTCATCTGACTTTGTGGTGAAGGCGGAGGTGGTGGAGGAAGCGCTGAGTGTCTTCTGGACTGGAGGCATGAGGGTCAAAATGGCGATGGAGACTGAGGATTCATCCAAAACTTCATTGTTCCAAGGGACAGTTTCGTCTGCTACGGTTATGGATAATGGGCCTTGGAGGGGCTCCCTCTGGCGCATGCTTCAG GTTACATGGGATGAACCTGAAGTTCTGCAGAATGTGATGAGAGTGAGTCCTTGGCAAGTTGAATTGGTTATGCCCACACCACCATTTCATACCACACCACCCCCAGCAAAGAGATTCAGAATTGCTCAAAGTCCAGAGCTACCAAGTGATGGAGAGGGAGAAATCTTCTTTCCTATGGCTGATACAGTGATGGGAATCTTGAACCCctcattgttgaatcataacACTTTTCCTGCTGGCATGCAGGGAGCCAGGCAAGATTCTTTCTATGTATCCAGTTTATCCAACTTAACAAGCGAAAATACCCATCAGATGTGCACCATCAATTCACTGGATGACATGGCAACAAAGTTGAACACTGTGTCTACTGAGCTGAACATAGGCAGTTCACTGTCTGACAACTTATCACCAGATAGCCAGGGCAGTGTGCATTTCTTTGGTACCAAACCTGTTGGAAATCAGGATGGCAACTCCTCAACAAAAGTTGGTATTCATTCATTTCAGTTGTTTGGCAAGGTCATTCATATAAAGCAGCCTGTTGAAGGTAATTGCAGCGCTGATGGTTGCACAGAAGA GGTagtaaaaaaatacaatgaagCTAACTGTGTCAACAACTCACTAGATCTTTCTTTGACGTACTCTTATACAAAGCTGCTTGATGGGTTTGATGTCCACCAAATATCCTCATCTTTTCAAGTGGATGTGTCTATTTTATGCAGATAA